A part of Lacerta agilis isolate rLacAgi1 chromosome 7, rLacAgi1.pri, whole genome shotgun sequence genomic DNA contains:
- the POLR3F gene encoding DNA-directed RNA polymerase III subunit RPC6 isoform X2 codes for MAEAKAPEPLEIESRIIELCHQFPQGITDQVIQNDMPHMEAQQRAVAINRLLSMGQLDLLRSSTGLLYRIKESQNAGKMKGSDNQEKLVYQIIEDAGNKGIWSRDIRYKSNLPLTEINKILKNLESKKLIKAVKSVAASKKKVYMLYNLQPDRSVTGGAWYSDQDFESEFVEVLNQQCFKFLQTKAEAARESKQNPMIQRNSSFASSHEVELSMEDIETILNTLIYDGKVEMTIVAAKEAAAGSVDGQMKLYRAVNPIIQPTGLVRTPCGLCPVFDDCHEGGEISPSNCIYMVEWLEF; via the exons ATGGCGGAAGCGAAGGCCCCGGAGCCTCTGGAAATAGAGAGCAG GATCATTGAGCTGTGCCATCAGTTTCCCCAGGGTATCACAGACCAGGTGATTCAGAACGACATGCCTCACATGGAGGCTCAGCAACGGGCAGTGGCCATTAACAGGCTGCTCTCAATG GGACAGCTGGATTTGCTGAGGAGCAGCACTGGCCTCCTCTACAGGATCAAGGAATCTCAGAATGCTGG TAAAATGAAGGGTTCTGACAATCAGGAGAAGCTGGTATATCAGATTATAGAGGATGCAGGAAACAAAG GTATTTGGAGCAGGGATATTAGATATAAAAGTAATCTTCCATTAACTGAGATCAACAAGATCCTGAAGAACTTGGAAAGCAAGAAACTCATTAAAGCTGTGAAGTCTGTAGCG GCTTCCAAGAAGAAAGTGTATATGTTATACAACCTTCAACCAGATCGCTCTGTGACAGGAGGAGCTTGGTATAGCGACCAAGACTTTGAATCTGAATTTGTAGAGGTGCTTAATCAACAGTGTTTCAAGTTCTTACAGACCAAG GCTGAAGCAGCCCGAGAAAGCAAGCAGAACCCCATGATCCAGAGAAACAGCTCCTTTGCATCCTCTCACGAG GTGGAATTGTCAATGGAAGATATTGAAACCATCCTCAACACGTTAATCTATGATGGAAAGGTAGAAATGACCATTGTTGCTGCAAAAGAAGCAGCTGCCGGCAGCGTGGATGGGCAGATGAAACTGTACAGAGCCGTCAATCCCATCATCCAGCCTACAGGCTTAGTTCGGACACCTTGTGGACTCTGTCCG GTTTTTGATGACTGCCATGAAGGTGGTGAGATATCCCCATCAAATTGTATTTATATGGTAGAGTGGTTAGAATTTTAG
- the POLR3F gene encoding DNA-directed RNA polymerase III subunit RPC6 isoform X1 produces the protein MAEAKAPEPLEIESRIIELCHQFPQGITDQVIQNDMPHMEAQQRAVAINRLLSMGQLDLLRSSTGLLYRIKESQNAGKMKGSDNQEKLVYQIIEDAGNKGIWSRDIRYKSNLPLTEINKILKNLESKKLIKAVKSVAASKKKVYMLYNLQPDRSVTGGAWYSDQDFESEFVEVLNQQCFKFLQTKAEAARESKQNPMIQRNSSFASSHEVWKYISELGVSKVELSMEDIETILNTLIYDGKVEMTIVAAKEAAAGSVDGQMKLYRAVNPIIQPTGLVRTPCGLCPVFDDCHEGGEISPSNCIYMVEWLEF, from the exons ATGGCGGAAGCGAAGGCCCCGGAGCCTCTGGAAATAGAGAGCAG GATCATTGAGCTGTGCCATCAGTTTCCCCAGGGTATCACAGACCAGGTGATTCAGAACGACATGCCTCACATGGAGGCTCAGCAACGGGCAGTGGCCATTAACAGGCTGCTCTCAATG GGACAGCTGGATTTGCTGAGGAGCAGCACTGGCCTCCTCTACAGGATCAAGGAATCTCAGAATGCTGG TAAAATGAAGGGTTCTGACAATCAGGAGAAGCTGGTATATCAGATTATAGAGGATGCAGGAAACAAAG GTATTTGGAGCAGGGATATTAGATATAAAAGTAATCTTCCATTAACTGAGATCAACAAGATCCTGAAGAACTTGGAAAGCAAGAAACTCATTAAAGCTGTGAAGTCTGTAGCG GCTTCCAAGAAGAAAGTGTATATGTTATACAACCTTCAACCAGATCGCTCTGTGACAGGAGGAGCTTGGTATAGCGACCAAGACTTTGAATCTGAATTTGTAGAGGTGCTTAATCAACAGTGTTTCAAGTTCTTACAGACCAAG GCTGAAGCAGCCCGAGAAAGCAAGCAGAACCCCATGATCCAGAGAAACAGCTCCTTTGCATCCTCTCACGAGGTGTGGAAATACATCAGCGAGTTAGGTGTCAGTAAG GTGGAATTGTCAATGGAAGATATTGAAACCATCCTCAACACGTTAATCTATGATGGAAAGGTAGAAATGACCATTGTTGCTGCAAAAGAAGCAGCTGCCGGCAGCGTGGATGGGCAGATGAAACTGTACAGAGCCGTCAATCCCATCATCCAGCCTACAGGCTTAGTTCGGACACCTTGTGGACTCTGTCCG GTTTTTGATGACTGCCATGAAGGTGGTGAGATATCCCCATCAAATTGTATTTATATGGTAGAGTGGTTAGAATTTTAG